The Agromyces mariniharenae sequence CCCGGTGCGCGCGCACCTTCGCACGGTTGCCGCAGCGCTGCATCGAGCACCACCGCCGGGTGGCCGCCCGCGAGGTGTCGAGGTAGACGATGCCGCAGTCGCCGCTGCACTCGCGGATGCGGTCGGCGTTGGCCTGGTCGAACAGGTCGACCGCGTCGCGGGCGATCGTCGAGAGCGCCTGCCCGACGGTCTGCACCGAGCGGCCGGCCTGTCGGGAGCCGCCGGCCAGCACGGGCGGGATGTCGGGCGTCGCCGCGTAGAGGTTCACGAGGTCGATGTCCTGCGCCCGCACGTCGTCGCCGCGCGCGGCGGCGAACGCCATGCGCCCGATCGCGTCGCGCAGCGAGATCGCGTCGAACAGGTCGCGCGACCGGGCCGTGCCGACGGCCACGGGGAACCGGTCGCGGAGCCACGTGGTGAGGTCGTCGGGCGCGTGCAGCCGCTCCCAGGCTGGGTTGCCGCCCATGGCGCCCGTGTAGGCGAAGTCGAGCGCGAACGATCCCGAGTCGAACCACCAGCGCACTCCCTCGGCCGACGTGAACCACTGTCCGACGGGGATGGAGACGGTGGAGACGGGCATGGGGGAACCATCCTCGGACGTCGCGGACGCCGCATCCGCGCTGCTGGGGAGGACGCATGCGCCGGCGGGCATGCGCTCGACGGCCCGGCCGACTCGGCGGTCAGCCGGCTGC is a genomic window containing:
- a CDS encoding CGNR zinc finger domain-containing protein, whose product is MPVSTVSIPVGQWFTSAEGVRWWFDSGSFALDFAYTGAMGGNPAWERLHAPDDLTTWLRDRFPVAVGTARSRDLFDAISLRDAIGRMAFAAARGDDVRAQDIDLVNLYAATPDIPPVLAGGSRQAGRSVQTVGQALSTIARDAVDLFDQANADRIRECSGDCGIVYLDTSRAATRRWCSMQRCGNRAKVRAHRARARKADRAAA